ACAATCCAAAACCACCTCAACCTTTAAAGTCTATGAAGGTCCTGCTTTAATTTTAAAAGCATATATGGCAGCAGGATTAACAGATTTGTTTGGTGATGTGCCCTATTTTGAAGCCTTTAATGGAATAGAGGGAACCGTTACACCAAGTTATGACAGTCAAGAATCTATTTATTTAAATGAAGACGGGATATTAGATAACCTTGATAAAGGGATTGAAGCTATTACCAATTACGATTTAGCGATTCCGTTGGAAGGAGATATTTTATTTAATGGAGATTTAGACGCTTGGGTAAAATTTGCAAATAGTTTAAAATTGAAATATTTACTTCGTATTTCCGATCAAGTGGATGTTTCAACTGAATTACAAACCATATATAATGAAGATAATTATATTTCAGCTACAGCTGAAAATGCTATTTTCAACTTTACAAACACAGATCCAAACAGCTTTAGATTGGCTCAATTAAGAATAGGAGATTTTAATAATTTTGTTCTATCAGAAACCATGGAAAATATTTTAATTGACCTAAATGATGATAGAATAAGCACGTTTTTCAAACCTTTTGAAAACTCGTCTTCCAATCAATTTAATGGATTGATTAATGGTATTGATGCTTCATCAACATCAATTGCTTTGGCAGATTATTCGTTAGCTGGAAGTGCATTTAGAGAAGACACTTCGGTTTTAGATGCTAATTTTATAACCTCGTGGGAAGTTCATTTTATATTAGCTGAAGCTGCCTTAAAAGGGTTAATTAGTGCCAATGCACAAGAATTATATGAAACAGGAGTCGCACAAGCTTATGAGTATTGGCAAACCGATTTACCTGCAACGTACCTAACAACCAATGCTGCTTATAATGCACCTGGAACAACGCCTTTACAACAAATTATCACCCAAAAATGGATTGCTAATCTTATAAATGGCTATGAAGGTTGGGTAGACTACAGACGCACAGGTTTCCCTGAGTTTAATGCAATATCTGCAAGTTTAAACAATGGATTAATACCTGTAAGAATGCCTTATCCTGCAGAAGAAGAAGCTTTAAATGCCATAAACTATAATCAAGCAGCAAGTGCAACTAATGGTAACGATATTAACTTCCCAGTTTGGTGGGACCAAAACTAAAAAATGAGTACAGAAATTTGGCAATGGATTTTAGTAATAGCTTCAAGTTTAATCTTGTTTGCCTTATCACCTTATGCAAAAACCACTGCATCTTTTTTTAAAGCCAATCACAACAAAAAGTCGCCAAATGTTTTAGTCCTAACTGGTAGTTTAATAATCTCTTGGATTTTTGCTAAAAGCATTACTAATGCTGCTAATTTAGGATTAGATTTTGGTCTAGTTGGAGGTGTCGCTTATGCTGGATATTATTTAAGTTTTGCGGTTGCAGGATTACTAATTTATCAATTACGTACCAAAGGTGGATATACAAGTATTCATGAATTTTTAACTAGTAAATTTGGGAAAAAAGCGGTTGCTATTTTCACGTTTTTAATCATTATTAGATTATTTAATGAGGTTTGGAGTAATACCATGGTTATTGGCTCTTACTTTGGTGAAACCGGAAGTTCTAGCTATTACACTGCCATCATTGTATTTACATTACTAACATTAAGCTATGCTATAAAAGGTGGTTTGAGTAGCTCAATATTTACAGATGTGATACAAATGGTCTTATTTTCTGTACTATTAATCATTATTTTATATACTATTTTTTCAGTTGAAAATTTTAATACAAAAGACATTGTAAACTCTGGAACTTGGAGTTTTGAACTAGGTTTAAACCTGTTTTT
The genomic region above belongs to Olleya sp. Hel_I_94 and contains:
- a CDS encoding SusD/RagB family nutrient-binding outer membrane lipoprotein, with protein sequence MKNTLYILSFFTLLLMTSCTKDFEDINTNPNTPNTVQPSLLLRQVIYDFGEQMSYEGFVAGDLLSQHRTALDFNLFDRHALKSPQLGGNPWPIFYTNLRDNEIILTQSKTTSTFKVYEGPALILKAYMAAGLTDLFGDVPYFEAFNGIEGTVTPSYDSQESIYLNEDGILDNLDKGIEAITNYDLAIPLEGDILFNGDLDAWVKFANSLKLKYLLRISDQVDVSTELQTIYNEDNYISATAENAIFNFTNTDPNSFRLAQLRIGDFNNFVLSETMENILIDLNDDRISTFFKPFENSSSNQFNGLINGIDASSTSIALADYSLAGSAFREDTSVLDANFITSWEVHFILAEAALKGLISANAQELYETGVAQAYEYWQTDLPATYLTTNAAYNAPGTTPLQQIITQKWIANLINGYEGWVDYRRTGFPEFNAISASLNNGLIPVRMPYPAEEEALNAINYNQAASATNGNDINFPVWWDQN
- a CDS encoding sodium:solute symporter family transporter, with product MSTEIWQWILVIASSLILFALSPYAKTTASFFKANHNKKSPNVLVLTGSLIISWIFAKSITNAANLGLDFGLVGGVAYAGYYLSFAVAGLLIYQLRTKGGYTSIHEFLTSKFGKKAVAIFTFLIIIRLFNEVWSNTMVIGSYFGETGSSSYYTAIIVFTLLTLSYAIKGGLSSSIFTDVIQMVLFSVLLIIILYTIFSVENFNTKDIVNSGTWSFELGLNLFFAAIIQSFSYPFHDPVLTDRAFISSPKVTRKSFLWASLLGAICIILFSLIGVYAQTQGLKGQAAVEVGKAFGVVVLLVINFIMITSAASTLDSTFSSFSKLLAVDLGLGKSLTFGRLAMVAIAVLGTIPIFFNAEILSATTISGTMVIGLTPIFVFWNYKVPKISFYLSIGCGILFGFLLVFKVFPEALIFTKGRYSDLLWVNVWGIFSCNLLYFVPRWIKQ